A region of Thermus oshimai DSM 12092 DNA encodes the following proteins:
- a CDS encoding DUF1641 domain-containing protein, protein MTVEERLSRIEEVLEKSGLGLMAQVGVGETLSENLGLLLDPKNLQLVSLLARFLDQAEALEKLAETLEKLERSGALAFLGHLSENFGEGLGMLMEPQVLRLLSHGANVLDILSRIEPAAVGMMAGALQKGLSETFTPEVLRDPPKVGLAGLLRQLSDPEVQKALGVLFLLLKALGRAFGHMNEEMKALEALMAKMMPKR, encoded by the coding sequence ATGACGGTAGAGGAACGGCTGAGCCGGATTGAAGAGGTCCTGGAGAAAAGCGGCCTGGGGCTGATGGCCCAGGTGGGGGTGGGGGAGACCCTTTCGGAGAACCTGGGCCTCCTCTTGGACCCCAAGAACCTCCAGCTGGTTTCCCTCTTGGCCCGCTTCCTGGACCAGGCGGAGGCCTTGGAGAAGCTGGCGGAGACCCTGGAGAAGCTGGAGCGCTCGGGGGCTTTGGCTTTCCTCGGGCACCTTTCGGAGAACTTTGGGGAGGGCCTGGGGATGCTCATGGAGCCCCAGGTCCTTCGCCTCCTCTCCCACGGGGCCAACGTCTTGGACATCCTCTCCCGCATTGAGCCCGCGGCGGTGGGGATGATGGCGGGGGCTTTGCAGAAGGGGCTTTCCGAGACCTTCACCCCCGAGGTCCTGCGGGACCCACCCAAGGTGGGCCTGGCGGGGCTTTTGCGCCAGCTTTCCGACCCCGAGGTGCAGAAGGCCTTGGGGGTCCTCTTCCTCCTCCTCAAGGCCCTGGGCCGGGCCTTCGGGCACATGAACGAGGAGATGAAGGCCCTCGAGGCCCTCATGGCCAAGATGATGCCCAAGCGCTAA
- a CDS encoding NAD(P)/FAD-dependent oxidoreductase: MATKVLVLGGGSGGLVAANKVKKLLGEAVEVTLVDRNTHHEFMPAYPWVAFGMREPEQVRRPLANLEKRGIRYLQATVEALDPAQNRVKTSAGELSYDYLVVSLGAEPLPSPAPDGHAPWSLGGALRLREVLKGFKGGKVVVGVSSPYYPCPPAPYEVAGQVEFALKVKGVRDRSTVEVFHLNPMPLAGMGPVISGKVMEILRSKGIVFHGEFEPVAFEGGKVRAKDGRELAYDLLILTPPFAPNRVVRESPLAGPNGFPEVDRATFRSAKYPNVFVIGDTVNPALMLPPAGVVAHFQGEYVAGVIASDLKGAYIGEPFNPVAMCIMDFGDNALLPQCSFDRVLSGTGMPSCGVMAVGKWVRVTKMLFEGFWFSTLIE; the protein is encoded by the coding sequence ATGGCGACCAAGGTTTTGGTCCTAGGCGGCGGCTCGGGTGGCCTGGTGGCGGCCAACAAGGTGAAGAAGCTCCTGGGTGAGGCGGTGGAGGTCACCCTGGTGGACCGGAACACCCACCACGAGTTCATGCCCGCCTACCCCTGGGTGGCCTTCGGCATGCGGGAGCCGGAGCAGGTCCGCCGCCCCCTGGCCAACCTGGAAAAGCGGGGGATCCGCTACCTCCAGGCCACGGTGGAGGCCCTGGACCCGGCCCAAAACCGGGTGAAGACCAGCGCCGGGGAGCTTTCCTACGATTACCTGGTGGTTTCCCTGGGGGCGGAGCCCCTCCCTTCCCCCGCCCCCGACGGCCATGCCCCCTGGAGCCTGGGGGGGGCTCTTCGCCTGCGGGAGGTCCTGAAGGGCTTTAAGGGAGGGAAGGTGGTGGTGGGGGTTTCCTCCCCCTACTACCCCTGCCCGCCCGCGCCCTACGAGGTGGCGGGCCAGGTGGAGTTCGCCCTGAAGGTCAAGGGGGTCCGGGACAGGAGCACGGTGGAGGTCTTCCACCTGAACCCCATGCCCCTTGCGGGGATGGGGCCGGTGATCTCCGGCAAGGTGATGGAGATCCTCCGCTCCAAGGGGATCGTCTTCCACGGGGAGTTTGAGCCCGTGGCCTTTGAGGGCGGGAAGGTGCGGGCCAAGGACGGCCGGGAGCTTGCCTACGACCTCCTCATCCTCACCCCGCCCTTCGCCCCCAACCGGGTGGTGCGGGAAAGCCCCCTGGCGGGCCCGAACGGGTTCCCCGAGGTGGACCGGGCCACCTTCCGCTCGGCCAAGTACCCCAACGTTTTCGTCATCGGGGACACGGTGAACCCGGCCCTCATGCTGCCCCCGGCGGGAGTGGTGGCCCACTTCCAGGGGGAGTACGTGGCGGGGGTCATCGCCTCGGACCTCAAGGGGGCCTACATCGGGGAGCCTTTCAACCCCGTGGCCATGTGCATCATGGACTTCGGCGACAACGCCCTCCTGCCCCAGTGCTCCTTTGACCGGGTGCTTTCGGGCACGGGCATGCCCTCCTGCGGCGTGATGGCCGTGGGCAAGTGGGTGCGGGTGACCAAGATGCTCTTTGAGGGCTTCTGGTTCTCCACCCTCATCGAGTAG